From Coriobacteriia bacterium, the proteins below share one genomic window:
- the hpt gene encoding hypoxanthine phosphoribosyltransferase produces MHDDISSVVLSEERIRERVAELGADISRDYGDEPVLLIAVLRGAALFVADLARAVSSPVEIDFMAVSSYGSSTKSSGVVRILKDLDEGIEGRHVLVVEDILDTGLTLKYLLKNLASRKPRSLEVVTLLSKEGKQRVPIACKYIGFDVPDEFVVGYGLDYDERYRNLPYIGVLKPEVYAD; encoded by the coding sequence ATGCACGACGACATCTCCTCGGTGGTTCTTTCAGAGGAACGCATCCGCGAGCGGGTCGCAGAGCTCGGTGCAGATATCAGCCGGGACTATGGCGACGAGCCGGTTCTGCTCATCGCTGTTCTGCGCGGCGCGGCACTCTTCGTCGCTGACCTGGCGCGTGCGGTGTCATCGCCGGTGGAGATCGACTTCATGGCGGTTTCGAGCTACGGGTCGTCCACCAAGTCCTCCGGTGTGGTCCGCATCCTGAAGGACCTGGATGAGGGCATCGAGGGTCGGCACGTCCTCGTCGTCGAGGACATCCTCGATACGGGACTCACCCTCAAGTACCTCCTGAAGAACCTTGCGTCGCGCAAGCCCCGCTCGCTCGAAGTCGTCACGTTGCTGAGCAAGGAAGGCAAGCAGCGGGTACCTATCGCCTGCAAGTACATCGGTTTCGACGTGCCCGACGAGTTCGTTGTCGGGTACGGGCTCGACTACGACGAGCGGTACCGCAACCTGCCCTACATCGGAGTCCTCAAACCCGAGGTGTATGCCGACTGA
- a CDS encoding C-GCAxxG-C-C family protein yields the protein MSSAIDIPISGARSLIIDDDVVSAAEAAELAAASYYEAGFHCAESVVKAVNEVLGHPMPPEVFKMASGFCEGLGGSRCICGALAGGVMAIGLTGGRLDADDAWEPSYEGAAELRRRWVEDQDAESCDEVVKRIGGMHLPERWAHCTMLVGRTARWVVEIAEEPPRG from the coding sequence GTGTCCTCAGCCATAGACATCCCCATCAGCGGGGCGCGAAGCCTGATCATCGACGACGATGTCGTGTCTGCTGCCGAAGCCGCTGAGCTCGCGGCGGCGTCCTACTACGAGGCGGGCTTTCACTGCGCGGAGTCGGTCGTCAAAGCGGTCAACGAGGTGCTCGGTCATCCGATGCCACCCGAGGTGTTCAAGATGGCCTCGGGCTTCTGCGAAGGGCTCGGCGGCTCTCGCTGCATATGCGGGGCGCTCGCCGGTGGCGTGATGGCTATCGGACTCACCGGGGGGCGCTTGGATGCTGATGATGCGTGGGAGCCGTCCTACGAGGGCGCCGCGGAACTGAGGCGCCGCTGGGTGGAGGACCAAGATGCTGAATCGTGCGATGAGGTCGTCAAGCGCATCGGCGGCATGCACCTGCCCGAGCGTTGGGCGCACTGCACGATGCTCGTCGGCCGTACCGCTCGCTGGGTCGTCGAGATCGCGGAGGAGCCTCCGCGAGGCTGA
- the folP gene encoding dihydropteroate synthase, producing the protein MGIVNVTPDSFSDGGDHEDPAAAVAHGERLLTEGADLLDVGGESTRPGAAAVSPAEELARVRPVIQRLSVEPVPVAVDTRRPTVAAACLEAGASIVNDVSGFRDPAMVQVVAASECGVIIMHMLGNPESMQDDPRYDDVVVEVGGYLLAQAAVLEAAGVARERIAIDPGIGFGKTLEHNLALLRGTRELADLGYPLVVGASRKRFIGEITGEADPRGRVGGSVAAALAVAERGAAALRVHDVAATVQAFALGSALRS; encoded by the coding sequence ATGGGCATCGTGAACGTGACGCCGGACTCCTTCTCTGATGGCGGCGACCACGAGGACCCCGCGGCCGCCGTCGCCCACGGCGAGCGGTTGCTTACCGAGGGGGCCGACCTGCTCGATGTCGGTGGCGAGTCCACGAGGCCCGGCGCCGCGGCGGTGTCGCCCGCAGAGGAGCTGGCACGGGTCCGCCCGGTGATCCAGCGCCTGTCTGTGGAGCCGGTACCCGTCGCCGTCGACACCCGAAGGCCCACCGTTGCCGCTGCATGTCTGGAGGCGGGTGCGAGCATCGTGAACGACGTCTCCGGCTTCCGCGATCCGGCGATGGTTCAGGTTGTCGCAGCCTCAGAGTGCGGAGTGATCATCATGCACATGCTCGGCAACCCGGAGTCGATGCAGGACGATCCTCGCTACGACGACGTGGTGGTCGAGGTCGGCGGCTACCTGCTCGCGCAGGCCGCGGTGCTCGAGGCGGCCGGGGTCGCACGCGAGCGCATCGCCATCGACCCGGGAATCGGGTTCGGCAAGACCCTCGAGCACAACCTCGCTCTGCTGCGTGGCACGCGGGAACTGGCGGACCTCGGGTACCCGCTTGTCGTGGGTGCATCGCGCAAGCGCTTCATCGGTGAGATCACCGGGGAAGCGGACCCCAGAGGCAGAGTCGGTGGCTCGGTGGCGGCCGCGCTCGCGGTCGCTGAACGCGGCGCTGCGGCGCTGCGCGTCCACGATGTCGCGGCGACGGTGCAGGCGTTCGCACTAGGCAGCGCACTTCGCTCGTGA
- the folE gene encoding GTP cyclohydrolase I FolE, with protein MDRDKIETGVRLILEGIGEDLSREGLAETPRRVADMYSEIFSGLGADASEHFSVTFNEGHQEMVLVRDIALYSVCEHHLVPFLGRAHVAYIPGKHGRICGLSKLARVVDVYAKRPQVQERLTSQIADTIVDNLDPAGVIVVIEAEHLCMSMRGIKKPGSMTVTSAVRGIFQRSAATRAEAMSLITGK; from the coding sequence ATGGACCGCGACAAGATCGAGACCGGTGTGCGCCTGATTCTTGAGGGCATCGGAGAGGACCTCTCGCGAGAGGGACTGGCCGAAACCCCGAGGCGCGTGGCCGACATGTACTCCGAGATATTCTCCGGGCTGGGGGCCGATGCCAGCGAGCACTTCTCCGTGACCTTCAACGAGGGGCACCAAGAGATGGTCCTCGTGCGCGACATCGCGCTGTACTCCGTGTGTGAGCATCACCTCGTGCCGTTCCTCGGGCGAGCTCATGTGGCCTACATCCCGGGCAAGCACGGGCGCATCTGCGGGCTGTCCAAACTCGCTCGCGTTGTGGATGTGTACGCGAAGCGGCCGCAGGTCCAGGAGCGCCTGACCTCGCAGATCGCCGACACGATCGTCGACAACCTCGATCCCGCCGGCGTCATCGTCGTCATCGAGGCGGAGCACCTGTGCATGTCTATGCGCGGGATCAAGAAGCCCGGTTCGATGACGGTGACCAGTGCGGTGCGCGGCATATTTCAGCGCAGCGCCGCCACGCGCGCCGAGGCGATGTCTCTCATCACCGGCAAGTGA
- a CDS encoding ABC transporter permease: MTDSTGTVREYAKVVAVTGSLLGAAAAFVPHGISFNPNRIMEGEPVSLAAGLGAWGWLLVAAWIAAAILTLSPLSDRARGISVTLLGGAAPVVMLAGAGAEAAAWVAQEGDIARTSLLWAAWLSLFSSYVVIFAATAWVPAGKLRVVLTYLPVIAVIALMVTGQLSELAVAREYANNAESFARELRLHLAYVAGAVSIGLVFGLLLGLLAARRRSLEPAVFGTLNVLQVFPTLAFIGLMYPVLSGLSQRFAIFEQLGVRGVGWAPVIIVLSAYAVYPIARNTYTALVTLDTSVLDAARGVGMGRLRLLAEVELPLALPVIVAGLRIALVQTTAGAIIAGLIGGGGLGTFVFLGAGETATDLIMLGVIPIMALALFFDRSVLALQRALQPWDETR, translated from the coding sequence GTGACGGATTCCACCGGCACGGTACGTGAGTACGCGAAGGTCGTCGCGGTCACCGGGTCACTCCTCGGGGCTGCGGCGGCCTTCGTTCCTCACGGGATATCGTTCAATCCCAACCGGATCATGGAAGGCGAGCCCGTCTCGCTCGCAGCGGGGCTGGGCGCGTGGGGCTGGTTGCTCGTTGCCGCCTGGATCGCTGCCGCGATTCTGACGCTCAGTCCCCTGTCGGATCGCGCGCGCGGCATCAGCGTGACACTCCTAGGCGGCGCGGCTCCCGTCGTGATGCTGGCAGGTGCCGGCGCTGAGGCCGCCGCATGGGTCGCCCAGGAAGGCGACATCGCCCGGACCTCGCTTCTATGGGCGGCGTGGCTGTCGCTGTTCTCCTCCTACGTCGTGATCTTCGCTGCCACTGCATGGGTGCCCGCAGGCAAGCTGCGCGTGGTGCTCACCTACCTACCGGTAATCGCAGTCATCGCGCTGATGGTCACCGGCCAGCTCTCGGAGCTGGCCGTAGCCCGTGAGTACGCCAACAACGCCGAGAGCTTCGCCCGCGAGCTGCGCCTGCATCTGGCCTACGTCGCCGGAGCCGTGTCCATCGGACTCGTGTTCGGGTTGCTGCTCGGCCTGCTCGCTGCTCGCCGGCGCTCGCTCGAACCTGCGGTGTTCGGGACGCTTAACGTGCTGCAGGTCTTCCCCACCCTGGCGTTCATCGGACTCATGTACCCGGTGCTCTCGGGGCTCTCGCAGCGCTTCGCGATCTTCGAGCAGCTCGGCGTCCGCGGGGTCGGTTGGGCGCCGGTGATCATCGTGCTGTCCGCTTACGCCGTCTACCCCATAGCGCGCAACACCTACACGGCGCTCGTCACGCTCGACACGAGCGTGCTCGATGCAGCGCGGGGCGTCGGGATGGGCCGCCTGAGGCTGCTCGCCGAGGTCGAGCTCCCGCTGGCGCTGCCGGTCATCGTCGCCGGTTTGCGCATCGCGCTCGTCCAAACGACCGCCGGTGCGATAATCGCCGGGCTGATCGGCGGGGGCGGACTGGGTACGTTCGTGTTTCTGGGTGCCGGTGAGACCGCGACCGACCTCATCATGCTCGGGGTGATCCCGATCATGGCTCTGGCGCTCTTCTTCGACCGGTCAGTGCTCGCCTTGCAGCGGGCACTGCAACCCTGGGACGAGACGCGATGA
- the panC gene encoding pantoate--beta-alanine ligase translates to MIERLSSKDEIRAAVAAARREGKRVGFVPTMGALHAGHLSLVSAACKRADVVVTSIFVNPTQFGPSEDFAAYPRSLESDIALLSGDGVEIVFTPSAAEMYGELPVVTVDPGPLAARWEGAVRPGHFSGVATVVTKLLSVVRPDIAFFGEKDYQQLQIVKRLVADLDVGCQIVGCATVRDEDGLALSSRNVHLSSEQRVAALALPAALEAAELAVAWGERSAAAIEAGMRDTVARLAGDALLLDYAAVVDASSLEPVVELRGCVRAIIAGRIGPTRLIDNCALDASECEAAHA, encoded by the coding sequence GTGATCGAGCGACTCTCGAGCAAGGACGAGATTCGTGCCGCCGTCGCCGCCGCACGGCGTGAGGGAAAGCGCGTGGGTTTCGTTCCGACGATGGGCGCCCTGCATGCCGGGCACCTCTCGCTCGTGAGCGCGGCGTGCAAGCGTGCCGACGTGGTCGTGACCTCGATATTCGTGAACCCCACGCAGTTCGGTCCCAGCGAGGACTTCGCCGCGTACCCGCGTTCCCTGGAAAGCGACATCGCGCTGCTCTCAGGCGACGGTGTCGAGATCGTCTTCACGCCGAGCGCCGCTGAGATGTACGGCGAGCTCCCGGTCGTGACGGTCGATCCGGGTCCTTTAGCCGCGCGCTGGGAAGGCGCGGTTCGACCGGGGCACTTCAGCGGCGTGGCGACGGTGGTCACGAAGCTGCTGTCCGTTGTCAGGCCCGATATCGCATTCTTCGGCGAGAAGGACTACCAGCAGCTCCAGATAGTGAAGCGGCTCGTGGCCGACCTCGACGTGGGCTGCCAGATCGTCGGCTGCGCCACGGTGCGTGATGAGGACGGCCTGGCGCTGTCGAGCCGAAACGTTCATCTGTCCTCCGAGCAACGCGTCGCGGCGCTGGCACTGCCGGCCGCGCTCGAGGCGGCGGAACTGGCGGTGGCGTGGGGAGAGCGTTCGGCGGCGGCTATCGAGGCGGGCATGCGAGACACGGTTGCGCGCCTGGCCGGCGACGCGCTCCTGCTCGACTATGCTGCCGTCGTCGACGCATCATCGCTTGAGCCCGTGGTCGAGCTCCGCGGATGTGTCCGAGCGATCATCGCGGGTCGCATCGGTCCCACGCGCCTCATCGACAACTGCGCGCTGGACGCATCGGAGTGCGAGGCCGCGCATGCCTGA
- the folK gene encoding 2-amino-4-hydroxy-6-hydroxymethyldihydropteridine diphosphokinase produces MDTAYIGLGSNLDPRMLNLASALEAVAHLPETHVKNVSNAYESQPAYVESQPLFLNAVAEVTTGLLPEALLGHLLDIETDMGRVRGDDKGPRVIDLDLLLYGSEEMVSESLTLPHPGLAERDFVVTPLLEIAPDIILPDGTRPGRLGTMVGCVTRDAGPIPDAGAGHDVPVEPAEWVAIASSEDVTDRIAGFDAALQFKRQVLEGEGIPVGWEPYEPGTDVDPFGMMIVFSLLVPVADEERARTLLAQVEAAPSELSFDEGEEPAEPVV; encoded by the coding sequence ATGGACACCGCGTATATCGGGCTTGGAAGCAATCTGGACCCCCGCATGCTGAATCTGGCGAGCGCGCTTGAGGCTGTGGCGCACCTCCCCGAGACTCACGTCAAGAACGTGTCGAACGCCTATGAGTCCCAGCCGGCCTACGTCGAAAGCCAGCCGCTCTTCCTCAATGCTGTGGCGGAAGTGACCACCGGCCTGCTCCCCGAGGCCCTTCTCGGTCACCTTCTGGATATCGAGACGGACATGGGTCGCGTGCGCGGCGACGACAAGGGGCCGCGCGTCATCGACCTCGATCTGCTGCTGTATGGTTCCGAGGAGATGGTCTCCGAGTCGCTCACCCTGCCGCATCCGGGGCTGGCCGAGCGAGATTTCGTCGTGACACCGCTGCTGGAGATCGCCCCCGACATCATCTTGCCTGACGGCACGCGTCCGGGGCGACTGGGCACCATGGTCGGGTGCGTGACGCGTGACGCCGGGCCGATTCCGGATGCCGGCGCTGGCCACGACGTCCCTGTCGAGCCTGCCGAGTGGGTGGCCATCGCGTCGAGCGAGGATGTGACCGATCGCATCGCCGGGTTCGACGCGGCACTGCAGTTCAAGCGGCAGGTGCTCGAGGGCGAGGGCATTCCCGTGGGATGGGAGCCCTACGAGCCGGGCACGGATGTCGACCCCTTCGGGATGATGATCGTCTTCTCGTTGCTCGTGCCGGTGGCCGACGAGGAACGCGCTCGCACGCTACTCGCGCAGGTCGAGGCCGCCCCGTCCGAGCTCTCGTTTGATGAGGGCGAGGAGCCGGCGGAGCCGGTGGTGTAG
- the tilS gene encoding tRNA lysidine(34) synthetase TilS: protein MTSFIDTARQTVARHDLLPEDAPVVVMVSGGADSVALLRLLSSGELGVHRLRVLHVNHLLRGDHADADERFVRELCEELDVEHREVRFDVAALARADHLNLEDAGRRVRYRFADDELDALCDERGVARSAGRIAVAHTLDDRIETFFMRAIAGAGAGALASIAARRGRVVRPLIDCERAGLREYLEQLGASWREDASNSDTERSRAFVRSEILPAAQRLNPAFRVSMRRTMDLLADDDALLGRLAGGFARDFAQVVTGEARFNREWMRSLERTMARRTVRDALGRAFPDASRLEADHIEALVDGLADDAFARDLPGGLRAECEYGTLVVSAGGLEGSRLAPGLLPLPGQAALGRAGTMLSECVDVGDTTGSDDSIVIDAGAVGTELTVGPWLDGERMRPLGMPGRRKLSDLLTDAKVPRRLRGLVPVVRDGERVVWLAGVRMSDEFRVGAQTQHAVRLTWERGVAWRTTDETGA from the coding sequence ATGACCTCGTTCATCGATACCGCTCGGCAGACCGTCGCCCGGCATGACCTCCTTCCCGAGGATGCGCCCGTGGTGGTGATGGTGTCGGGCGGAGCGGACTCCGTCGCGCTGCTTCGCCTGCTGTCGTCGGGCGAGTTGGGGGTGCATCGGCTGCGCGTGCTTCACGTCAATCACCTCCTGCGCGGCGACCACGCGGATGCGGACGAGCGTTTCGTGCGCGAACTGTGCGAAGAGCTCGACGTCGAGCATCGGGAGGTCAGGTTCGATGTGGCGGCCCTGGCGCGTGCCGACCACCTGAACCTCGAAGACGCCGGGCGCCGCGTGCGCTATCGGTTCGCCGACGATGAGCTGGACGCCCTGTGCGACGAGCGGGGAGTGGCGCGATCTGCCGGCCGGATCGCGGTCGCACACACGCTCGACGACCGCATCGAGACGTTCTTCATGCGGGCGATAGCGGGCGCGGGCGCAGGTGCGCTGGCCAGCATCGCTGCCCGACGGGGGCGCGTCGTGCGCCCGCTCATCGACTGCGAGCGCGCCGGGCTGCGGGAGTACCTCGAACAACTCGGAGCTTCGTGGCGCGAGGACGCTTCGAACTCCGACACTGAGCGCTCGCGCGCGTTCGTACGCTCCGAGATCCTTCCGGCGGCGCAGCGGCTGAACCCGGCGTTTCGAGTGTCGATGCGTCGCACGATGGACCTTCTCGCCGATGACGATGCCCTGCTCGGCCGCCTCGCGGGCGGCTTCGCTCGCGATTTCGCGCAGGTCGTGACGGGGGAGGCGCGCTTCAACCGGGAGTGGATGCGCTCGCTCGAGCGAACCATGGCCAGACGGACCGTGCGCGACGCGCTTGGGCGTGCCTTCCCTGACGCGTCGCGGCTTGAGGCCGATCACATCGAGGCGCTGGTGGACGGGCTTGCTGATGACGCATTCGCGCGCGATTTGCCGGGGGGGCTGAGGGCCGAATGTGAGTACGGTACACTGGTCGTCTCGGCAGGGGGGCTCGAGGGTTCACGTCTGGCACCTGGCTTGCTCCCGCTACCGGGACAGGCCGCGCTCGGGAGGGCTGGCACGATGCTCTCCGAGTGCGTCGACGTGGGTGACACCACAGGAAGCGACGATTCGATCGTCATCGACGCGGGGGCTGTGGGTACGGAGTTGACCGTGGGCCCCTGGCTGGACGGCGAGCGCATGCGTCCGCTGGGTATGCCGGGGAGAAGGAAGCTATCCGACCTGCTGACCGATGCCAAGGTGCCTCGAAGGCTCCGTGGACTCGTGCCGGTGGTTCGCGACGGCGAGCGCGTCGTGTGGCTCGCCGGAGTGAGGATGAGCGACGAGTTCCGAGTGGGCGCACAGACACAGCACGCCGTGCGCCTGACCTGGGAACGTGGCGTGGCGTGGCGGACGACGGACGAGACGGGAGCGTAG
- a CDS encoding glycine betaine ABC transporter substrate-binding protein, with translation MSARWSRPLLAALLAASLMLGGCAAPPTEPASEPAAPVAKEGPEVKVASLLDSEGVVLGSMIIKMLEADGIKTVDKTKFGTPDVVRKALLAGDVDATIDYTGSGQYYVGPEGDPLWNDPVAGYEQIKTEDAKSGIAWLSPAPANNGEYLAVTKAFADENQLVTMEDFATFVRGGGTVKLVGDQSWMDNPSGLKAYEKAYGFTLKDNQKIGLSNGVTAQFIEAVVKGTDGANVAEVYATDGGLAEQGLVVLTDSKNVPPFYAPTPLFRSAILEAYPEIASILAPVFASLTTEKLQELNREVAFGGKSGPAVAEEYLRANGFLE, from the coding sequence ATGTCTGCACGATGGTCGCGGCCCCTACTGGCCGCATTGCTGGCAGCATCGCTCATGCTGGGGGGCTGCGCGGCGCCCCCCACGGAGCCCGCGTCTGAACCAGCGGCACCGGTGGCCAAAGAGGGCCCGGAGGTCAAGGTCGCGTCACTGCTGGATTCCGAGGGCGTCGTCCTCGGCTCGATGATCATCAAGATGCTTGAGGCCGATGGCATCAAGACCGTCGACAAGACGAAGTTCGGCACGCCGGACGTCGTGCGCAAGGCGCTTCTCGCGGGGGACGTGGACGCGACGATCGACTACACGGGTAGCGGTCAGTACTACGTAGGCCCTGAAGGCGACCCCCTGTGGAACGACCCGGTCGCGGGCTACGAGCAGATCAAGACAGAGGACGCCAAGTCCGGCATCGCGTGGCTCTCGCCCGCGCCCGCCAACAACGGCGAGTACCTTGCGGTGACGAAGGCCTTCGCGGACGAGAACCAGCTCGTGACCATGGAGGACTTCGCCACCTTCGTGAGGGGCGGAGGAACGGTCAAGCTCGTGGGAGACCAGTCCTGGATGGACAACCCCTCAGGCCTCAAGGCCTATGAGAAGGCGTACGGATTCACGCTCAAAGACAACCAGAAGATCGGCCTGTCCAACGGCGTGACCGCGCAGTTCATCGAGGCGGTCGTCAAGGGCACTGACGGCGCGAACGTAGCCGAGGTGTACGCCACCGACGGCGGCCTTGCCGAGCAGGGACTCGTCGTGCTGACAGACTCCAAGAACGTGCCGCCCTTCTACGCGCCGACTCCGCTCTTCCGCAGCGCCATACTCGAGGCGTACCCTGAGATCGCTTCGATCCTTGCGCCCGTGTTCGCTTCTCTGACGACCGAGAAGCTCCAAGAGCTGAACCGCGAAGTGGCGTTCGGCGGCAAGTCAGGTCCCGCGGTCGCCGAGGAGTACCTGAGGGCGAACGGGTTCCTCGAGTAG
- the panB gene encoding 3-methyl-2-oxobutanoate hydroxymethyltransferase, which yields MPTPPAAPKMTATAFSALKGSGRPLVMITAYDHPSARLVEEAGVDAILVGDSMGMTVLGHSSTLPVTVDDIARATAAVARATTHTLIVADMPFMSYQVSYEEGMRNAGRLVAEGGAHAVKLEGASAATLLLTRGLTEAGIPVMGHVGLTPQSVNALGGYRTQAKDATAAAKLIAECDALEQAGAFAIVLECIPAELAERVTERAGVPTIGIGAGVACDGQVQVFHDLLGLGEFVPRHAKRYVDAGSIIREAVARYADDVRGRSFPGDEQSTHVSGEMIDEAFSAVHVLNRSQS from the coding sequence ATGCCCACGCCCCCTGCCGCACCCAAGATGACGGCGACCGCATTTTCCGCACTCAAGGGTTCGGGGCGCCCTCTCGTCATGATCACCGCCTATGACCACCCGTCTGCGCGTCTGGTCGAAGAAGCCGGCGTCGATGCCATTCTGGTCGGCGATTCGATGGGAATGACGGTGCTCGGGCACTCGAGCACCTTGCCGGTCACCGTCGACGATATCGCCCGGGCGACCGCGGCGGTCGCTCGCGCCACCACGCACACGCTCATCGTTGCCGACATGCCGTTCATGAGCTATCAGGTGTCGTACGAGGAGGGCATGCGCAACGCGGGTAGGCTCGTGGCCGAGGGCGGCGCCCACGCCGTCAAGCTGGAAGGTGCGAGCGCCGCAACGCTGCTGCTGACCAGAGGTCTGACCGAGGCGGGCATCCCCGTCATGGGGCACGTCGGCCTCACGCCCCAATCGGTGAACGCTCTGGGCGGCTACCGCACGCAGGCAAAGGACGCGACAGCGGCTGCCAAGCTGATTGCCGAGTGTGATGCGCTTGAGCAGGCGGGGGCGTTCGCGATCGTTCTCGAGTGCATCCCTGCCGAACTGGCCGAACGCGTGACGGAGCGCGCGGGAGTGCCGACGATCGGTATCGGCGCGGGGGTCGCGTGCGACGGACAGGTGCAGGTCTTCCACGACCTGCTCGGTCTGGGCGAGTTCGTGCCGCGCCATGCGAAGCGCTACGTCGACGCAGGCTCGATCATCCGCGAGGCGGTCGCGCGTTACGCTGACGACGTGCGCGGCCGCTCCTTCCCCGGCGACGAGCAATCCACCCACGTGTCGGGCGAGATGATCGATGAGGCCTTCAGTGCCGTGCACGTCTTGAACCGGAGCCAATCGTGA
- the ftsH gene encoding ATP-dependent zinc metalloprotease FtsH gives MNKNFRTVIIYLVLLGVLVWIVTGTFTGAQEGPAELDTSAFITAAEDGLISSATYIARNGDIKGEYWASAEAKQKKEKPAAYTSSWAGDDSFTEFATANDIKFTVDNSGPSIWVTIITSLLPILLLVFVMIFFLNQMQGGNSKIMSFGKAKAKRMTRDQPRITFKDVAGADEAIEELDEIREFLANPGKFQALGAKIPKGVLLVGPPGTGKTLLARAVAGEAAVPFFSISGSDFVEMFVGVGASRVRDLFEQAKAANPCIIFMDEIDAVGRQRGAGLGGGHDEREQTLNQLLVEMDGFDIKDNVILIAATNRPDILDPALLRPGRFDRQIVVDRPDLKGRLGILKIHTRGKPLADDIDLEVLARRTPGFTGADLANLVNEAALLAARHGKKRVDMKELDESIERVISGPERKSRLISEEEKRIIAYHESGHALVGHLLKDTDPIHKISIIARGQALGYTLALPAEDRFLTSRNQMLDQISMMLGGRVAEELAIGDITTGASNDIERATKIAKQMVMRFGMSEKLGPQTFGEASHEVFLGRDFSANADYSPEIAYEIDKEIARLIDEAYEKARRLVADRREQLDLMAEVLIERETVDREALMALLENRWQEFLDSEAERIANEPEAPEPDAAESEAAVVADEPVVGAGSDIPPQAPPILNA, from the coding sequence GTGAACAAGAACTTCCGAACCGTCATCATCTACCTCGTCCTCCTGGGCGTGCTCGTCTGGATCGTGACGGGCACCTTCACCGGGGCCCAAGAAGGGCCCGCAGAGCTCGATACCAGCGCGTTCATCACGGCGGCCGAGGACGGCCTCATCTCCTCGGCTACCTACATCGCCAGGAATGGCGACATCAAGGGAGAGTACTGGGCGAGCGCCGAGGCCAAGCAGAAGAAGGAGAAGCCTGCTGCCTACACGTCGTCTTGGGCCGGCGATGACTCCTTCACCGAGTTCGCCACGGCCAACGACATCAAGTTCACCGTCGACAACTCAGGACCCAGCATCTGGGTCACGATCATCACCTCGTTGCTGCCGATTCTGCTTCTCGTGTTCGTGATGATCTTCTTCCTGAACCAGATGCAGGGCGGCAACTCCAAGATCATGAGCTTCGGCAAAGCCAAGGCGAAGCGCATGACGCGCGATCAGCCGCGTATCACCTTCAAGGATGTCGCAGGTGCGGACGAGGCCATCGAGGAGCTCGACGAGATCAGGGAGTTTCTGGCCAACCCCGGCAAGTTCCAGGCACTCGGCGCCAAGATTCCCAAGGGCGTGCTGCTTGTCGGACCTCCGGGTACCGGCAAGACGCTGCTCGCTCGCGCGGTGGCCGGCGAAGCCGCCGTCCCGTTCTTCTCTATATCGGGCTCGGACTTCGTCGAGATGTTCGTCGGCGTGGGCGCCTCGCGCGTGCGCGACCTGTTCGAGCAGGCCAAGGCGGCCAACCCCTGCATCATCTTCATGGACGAGATCGACGCGGTCGGCCGTCAGCGCGGCGCCGGGCTCGGTGGCGGTCACGATGAGCGCGAGCAGACGCTCAACCAGCTGCTGGTCGAGATGGACGGCTTCGACATCAAGGACAACGTGATTCTGATCGCCGCCACCAACCGCCCTGACATCCTCGACCCGGCGCTGCTTCGGCCGGGCAGGTTCGACCGACAGATCGTCGTCGATCGCCCTGACCTCAAGGGCCGACTCGGCATCCTGAAGATCCACACGCGCGGCAAGCCGCTCGCTGACGACATCGACCTCGAGGTCCTTGCGCGCCGGACACCGGGCTTCACCGGGGCAGACCTCGCCAACCTCGTGAACGAGGCGGCGCTGCTGGCGGCACGCCATGGCAAGAAGCGCGTGGACATGAAGGAGCTCGACGAGTCCATCGAGCGCGTGATCTCGGGTCCCGAGCGCAAGAGCCGACTCATCTCCGAGGAAGAGAAGCGGATCATCGCCTACCACGAGTCCGGACACGCACTGGTGGGCCACCTGCTGAAAGACACCGATCCCATCCACAAGATCTCGATCATCGCGCGCGGGCAGGCGCTGGGCTACACGCTGGCGCTGCCGGCAGAGGACAGGTTCCTCACCAGCCGCAACCAGATGCTCGACCAGATCTCGATGATGCTCGGCGGCCGGGTGGCCGAGGAGCTGGCCATCGGAGATATCACTACGGGCGCCTCCAACGACATCGAGCGCGCGACGAAGATCGCCAAGCAGATGGTCATGCGTTTCGGCATGAGCGAGAAGCTCGGACCGCAGACCTTCGGCGAGGCCAGCCACGAGGTGTTCCTGGGCCGCGACTTCTCGGCAAACGCCGACTACAGCCCGGAGATCGCCTACGAGATCGACAAGGAGATCGCGCGGCTCATCGACGAGGCGTACGAGAAGGCGCGCAGACTCGTGGCGGATCGCCGGGAACAGCTTGACCTCATGGCCGAGGTGCTCATCGAGCGCGAGACGGTGGACCGCGAGGCGCTCATGGCGCTGCTGGAGAATCGCTGGCAGGAGTTCCTCGACAGCGAGGCCGAGCGTATAGCCAACGAGCCCGAGGCCCCTGAACCTGATGCGGCAGAAAGCGAAGCCGCCGTCGTGGCTGATGAGCCCGTCGTCGGCGCCGGATCCGATATTCCGCCGCAGGCACCACCGATTCTCAACGCCTAG